AAGGTACCGAGCGCTTCGCCGAAGAGCGTGACCTTGTACCGTCGCACGCGCTGGTGCGGGAGTAACCCGAACGCGCTCGCGGTCCGAATGACCAACCAACTGAACAGACCCATGTTGCTCCCTCGGCACGCGGAACCGGCTCACCGAACATCCGGCGTTGGTAAACCCAAAGACGAGAAGAGGCCCGGCCCGCGAGGCGGCGGCGCCCGGATCCCGGTCCTGTTTGAGTGAACGAGCGACCGCGTGCGGATCGCGCCTATCGTAGTCGAGAAGGCAACAGTTCTTGAGCGCCGAGTCGCCAGGGTCCGAACAGGAACTACCTTTCGCCCGAGAAAGTTGTCGACCCGCCGAACCGATGTTCCCGGACCTGACCTCGGAAGAGATCTGCAACGACTACACAACAGCCAAGATCGACGCGGGCGCTACGATGGCGCAACATCAGCCTGTCGCAGAGCGACGAGCTAAACCGACCACGGGAACTGTGACAGCGTAGCTACGAGTGGAAGGCAACACAAGCGCCGGACGTCACCCGTTTCCGCACCCGCACACGAACTGCCCCTCGGTCAGTGGCTCACGTCCGTGAAGGTGCGCACCCTCCGCTCGGTCAGTTCGCCGAGCAGTTTGGTGAGTCGGCGCACGTCACTGAGCGTGGTTAGGCCCAACACGAGATCGTCCCGATCGCGGAGGTACAGTTTCAGCAGAGCCTCGTGCGGAGCCCCGCGGTTCCACAGGCGGAACAGAACGGACGGCTTGTAGATGAGCGCGTCCTCGATGTTGCGCGCCTTGATGACGAAGTTGAGTTCGTGGTCCCGGCGCAACAGGTGTAACGGCTTCTTGTCGACGCGCGCGCGTCGCTCGGTGTACTTGTCCGGGTCCGGGCCGCGGAAGCTGTCGAGCGCCAACCCAACTAGCGCACCGCATAAGGCACCGCCGACCGCGCCGATGGCCGCACCGATCACACCGGCGGTCAGGGCCTCGGTCAGACCATCCCGGATCGTGCCCTTCACGGCGCCCATCCCGACCGCGAAAGCACCGATCCCCGCCCCGGACAACCAGACCGGGGGTATCCAGTCCTGCCCGAGGTACACGCCCACCAACTCGCCGTCGCCGATATACAGGCGGAAATTCTGCAGGCCGTTCGGATCGATTACGTGGAAGTGCGGGAACCTGGGTTCGTCGACTGCCGGGGTAGCGTCGCTGAAGAAATCGAGATCGTTGGCCGGGTCGGGTGCCAGCACCGCGACCGCGACCGCCACCTCAGGTACCTTGAACGGCTCTTTGCAACGCGGGCAGCGGACCGTCTTGCCGGCGGCAGAAACCGGCACCCCGAGCGGCGCCTCGCACGTTGGGCACGTCATGGGTCGCGGGGCGATGGGCACGGAACACTCTGGGCAATTAGAAGGGGAAACTCGCAATTACAAGTTCAGAACAATGTACATAAACAAATCTCAGTTAGGCATCATCGACGTGAAAAATACTCGCGGGTGATTCCTACGGGTACAAAAATCAGTAATCGCTTCCCGCAAGAACGTAGGGCGAACCGGCGCGCCGCGGGCGCCTCACTCCAGCGGCAAGACTACTTTGGCCCCGGATGTGTGCGTCAGCTCCAGCATCCCTTTCGCCACGGCCGCACCACTCCAGCGCGTAGATCATGAACCGCCCGTCCTTCTGGACGGTAACCAGTTCGGTGCCCTTCATGATCTTGAGGTGGTGCGATACGTTTACCATCTCGGTACCGACCTCGCGGGCCAGATTCGTCACCGTCTGTGCGCCGACGGCTAGGGCGCGGATCAGGGCCAGGCGCGTCGGTTCGCCGATGGCCGCGATCCAGCCAGCTTGCTCGTTCGGGGCGGATGCGGTTCGGGCTATTGGGGTTCGGGTGGGCTTAAGGGTTCGGGCGGGCAAAGGGATCATTTCGCCCGCTCAATTTCTTCTCGATCCAATCCAGTACAGCGCGGTACGCCTGGGGCCGTCGTGTCTTGGGAATCTTTGACAAGCGGCTCACAGCGAGAAAGACGTATGTGTTCTTTTCACCTTGGGGCGGGGAAGAGTCGCCGCACTTTATCCAGGCAGACTACACGTCGCAGAACGGCCGGCTCCAATCGACTCAGCTCGAAGGTAACCTCAAAAACCTCCGCTTCCGCTCGCGACATCCTTCGTGAGGGCTCCGGATTTTCTGTCCCGCGATTACCAACCTCATCCTCGTGTTTCGGCTCACGTTCAGGATCTTTATAAGGTTTGACGGGTTTCGCCGGACTCGTTGTGTCCGACGCTTTAGCTTCGTGCCCTTCCTTGAGTTCAGGATCGGTGCGAGCTTCCGCGACTTCGATCAGGTTCTCAAGAATACTCACCAACTCCTCGCGACGCACGCGAACGTAACCACCGGCCGCACCGTCCTGGGTGCGCACGAGTTGAAGAAATGACCGAGCGATCACCGTCACTTCCGAATCGTCCCGTGGCGCTGCGATTACCTCCAGCTCGCTTAAGCGAATACACGGAACGGTCTGCTCACCTCGCTCACCCGGGACGATGTGGACTTTCACCAGAGCAGCCTTGCTCGGGTCGTATTCCGCGAGTCGTGGGCGTCCCACGCCGACCGCGGATTTCCTTCGGCTGCTTCCCGCGCCGTTCTCCTCAATCACTTCGCTAAGGTCGTGTTGAGCGATGTTGAGGCCGCAACAGGGCATGCTTTAAGGAACGGTACATGATCGCTCCGGAACAGGTCCAACAGATTACGCGGCCCGCGCGCACCGGTGACCACAACGACGAGACCGAGTAGGCCCCGGCGAACCTCTCGGCACGGTTGCGTGATTCACCTAAATTTCCGCCGCACGATTACTTGAGTATCTTACCGTTCCCACTTACGGGCGTCACCACGAGGCGGTCGATCTGGAAGGGTGTTGTGTAGCCGATTTGAATGGCCAGCGCCTTTTCGTTCGGTGTGCGGAAGTCGGAATGGATCCAGAAGTGAGTAAACGCGCCCTTGTAGGAGGTGATTACCGTTCCATTAACCAAGACGTCGATCTTCCCCTTCCGGACGGAACAGGCGACCGCATAATCCGTTCCGGCCTGAACGAGCTGGCGGCCCTTCACTCCCGTTCCGTTATTGAGCAGGCTTTCCCCGGCGATATTCCCCATTCCGCTGAAGTAGCCTTTGGACGGCCACGTGTCGATCGCCACGTTGATCCGGTGGCCGCCCGCGACCAGTTGAAAACCAAAATACTCATCCCCCGAGACGCGCCGTACCGTCGCTTCGATGTCGTACTCGTCGCCCGGCTCGTATGGTAGTTGCAGCACCCCTGGAAACGTCGGATTAACACCCACAAGTGATTTCCCGTTCTTCTTCCACTCTCCGAGGACGGCGTGAGCCTTCGGGTCCGCGAGAGCGAGGAGGTCGATCGGGCCCCCGTCGGCTGTCGGACTTTCGTTCTTGAGATCCTTCCGCGCGGACCCGATCGTCGATACTTCATCTCCCCTCTTGGCCGCTGTGAATCCTTTGACCGTCTCTTGCTGCACGGAATCCGTCGCCTTCGGCTTCCCTCCGGCCACGATTAGAGCTACGCCTACGAAGGCGGCGACCAGAACCGCGGCACCGGTCCCGATGAGGACCGGTATGACGCGGGCCTTCTTTCCCCGCGCTCCCCCCTTTGCCTTCCTCCGCCTCGGTCGGTCGGGGCGCTCTAGATCGGCGCCTTCGTCCTCCCCTCGCGCGTTCTCCTCCCGCGCTCTCTTCCGCGATTCCTCCCGCGTCCCCTCCCAGAGGACTCCGGACGAAATGACCGTGCGCGTCGCGCCGATCGTCGTCTTCTCCTCCTGCTCCTCGTCGGGCGGCATTGGCGGCGTGATGGCGACGACCGCCATCGAGCGGAGCAACCTCGGCTCGCCCGGCTTCGCGGCGAGGTGCCCTCCCCGCTGCGATGCGCTCGACGGGGTCCGGGTCGTCCACGGGTCGGCGCCCGCCACTTGCGAGTTGGAGGGCGCGGGCGGCGCGCCCGGCCCCTCGGCCGTGCCGGGCGCGGCAAGGCCCGCGGGCTGTTCCAAGATCTCTTGCAAGCGATTGGCAACTGCCGCCGCGGTCTGCGGGCGCCGCTCCGGATCCTTCGCGAGGAGTTGGTGGATCAGTTCCGCTAGAGACTCGGGAACGTTGACGTTTTGCGCGCGGACGGGTTTCGGCTCCTTGGTGCCAAGAGCCAGTAGCACGGCACCCACGCTCGCCCCCTGGAAGGGGAGCTGCCTCGTGCAGAGCAGGTAGAGGACCGCGCCCAGTGAGAAGAGGTCGGTGCGGTGGTCCACCCGCTCGCCGAGCGCCTGCTCTGGCGACATGAATGCCGGAGTGCCGAGCACCGCACCGCTCTTGGTGAGCTCGTTGTCCGCACCGCCGGGCCGGGCCAGACCGAAGTCGAGCAGCTTGACCCGGCCGCGGGGCGCCTCCAGCCACAGGTTCGCGGGTTTGATGTCACGGTGCACGGTGCCGAGCTCGTGGGCCGCGGCCAAACCCAGGGCCGCCTCCCGTGCGATCCGCACGGCACTGCGCAGCGCCGGGGCACCCTTGTTCTGGAGGAAGGCGTCCAGCGATACCCCCTGGAGGAGCTGCATGGCGATGTACGGGATGCCGTCGCGCTCGTCGGCCTCGTACACGGTCACCACGTTGTCGTGGCTGATCCGGGCGGCGGCCTTCGCCTCGCGGAGGAAGCGCTCCTTCGCCTCCGCGTCGGCGGTGAATTCCGGCAGCATCACCTTCAGCGCCAGGTCGCGGTCCAGGCGCGTGTCCCGCGCCAGGTAGACGGCACCCATCGCGCCCCGGCCCAGTTCCTTCACGACGCGGTAGGGCCCGAGTGTTCCCACCTCGCCCCCCGCCACGGGCGGGCCGAAGGCGAGCGCGGCAGAGCCCCACGACGCGGGGTGCTTGGTTACGCCGAAGTGGTCCGAGGCGGAGATCAGCAGGCTCCCCAGGCGCGGATCGGTGATCCGCGCCGGGTCGTTTGAATCGGGCATGAGCGGCTCCCGCGGTTTCTGCCGAGTGTATCAGTTGAGGTGCCGTCGCGAAAGGTCGCACCGGTTGCGGATCTCGCGGCCGAAATCCTGAAAGCGGGCGAGCGCGGGTGATCCCGATCTACTTGACCATCAGTGGGATCTGACGTGGCGGGCAGAATTCCCCGACACGGTGATCCGTTCGTACCCAACGGAGAAGTGAGAAGCGATGAGCGCCGCACCGAAGAACCGCCGCTTGTACCGCCGCGTCGACGAGTACAATTACGTGTGCTGGGACACCTCGACCGACACGTTCAGTTGCATCTCGATCGACCGGGCACCGCCGCTGCGCGAGCTCGCGCTCCACGGTTCGTTCCCGCACGTCTCATTTTTCTGTTCTAAGATGGGATGTTTTTCTGCCGGCTTAGCGTCCAAACCCGGTTTGATACATGAGCAATGACCGCTCGCACGGCAGCAAGTCGTGCCCGGATCTGAATCCCGATCCGAACGACGCAAGATGCGAGAAGACGGTCGTCGTACAGAATCCGACACGGGACACCCCGCCGCCCGTCGGGCGATCGCAGTTCATCCGTCAACCGATCACGGATGTGATCGGACAATTCGAGGTACTGGAGGCGATCGGCCAGGGCGGGTTCGGGACCGTCCAGAAGGCGTTCGATCCGAAGCTACAGCGCATTGTCGCCATCAAGGTGATGTCCGCGGAACTGGCAGTTACGTCGCCGGCCCGCAAACGGTTCCTTCGCGAGGCCCGGGCCGCGGCCGCCGTCTGCCACGAAAACGTCGTCCACATCTACGCGGTCGAGAGCGATCCGAGCCCGCACCTCGTCATGGAGTACGTCTCCGGCGGGTCACTGCAGGAAATGCTCACACGTTCCGGTCCGCTCGACGCCCAAGAGGTGGTACGACTCGGGGCGCAGATCGCCCGCGGGTTGGCCGCGGCCCACGCACACGGGCTGGTTCATAGGGACGTCAAGCCCGCAAACGTGCTGCTCGAGCCCGGCTCTCCGCCCCGCGCGAAGTTGACCGACTTCGGGGTCGCCCGAGCGGCCGACGACGCCAGCCTGACTCAGAGCGGCATGATCGTCGGCACGCCGATGTATATGGCTCCGGAACAAGCCCGGGGCGATCCCGTCGATCACCGGGCGGACCTGTTCAGCCTCGGCAGCGTGCTTTACGCGATGGTCACCGGCCGACCGCCGTTCCGTGCGAGCAACAGTCTCGCGGTGCTGAAACGTGTGTCCGAGGACACCCCGAGGCCGGTTCGAGAGATCATTCCTGAAGTGCCGGAGTGGCTGTGCGAGATCATTGCCCGGCTCCACGCCCGCGAACCGGGCGACCGCTTCCAGTCCGCGTCAGAAGTAGCAGACCTTCTTGAGCATGGGCTGGTGGCGGGTGCCGACGGTGCGGCACGACAACGCCCGGCGAGCCGACTCAAGTCGAGTGTGAGCCGCTACCTTCTGCCGGCGCTGACGTTGCTGGTGGGTGTCGTCGCTGCAATTGCATTTATGTCTTTCCGATCTGCCGAGAAGATCACGAGCAATGGCACCGCGGAGGGTGCTAAAGTCCCGGCAACGCCCCCGGTGCGGGCCGAGTCCCTGACACCTCATCAGAAATTCGGACGCGCCGCGACCGAGTTGCACCGGCTGAACCCGGAGTTTAAGGGGCAGATCATCCCGACGTTTGCCGAGGACCAGTTGATCGGACTGGAGCTGACCGACTGCAATGCCGTCCGAGATCTATCGCCGCTCCGCGACCTTCATGAGCTGCAGAAACTCGTCGCTTGGAACACCGAGGTAGTCGATCTGAATCCGCTACGGGGGCTCCCACTTCGGCACCTCTGTCTCAACAACGATTTTCAGCTCTGTGACCTGTCGCCCCTCGCGGGTATGCCGCTCGAGTGCCTGGAGGTGTGGGGCTTCGGGGGCGGCGACCTGTTGCCCCTGGCAGGGATGCCGCTGCGGATCCTGAACTGTGGTGGCGGCGGGCGCAAACTCGATCTGGCACCGCTCAAGGGGCAACCGCTGAAATTCCTTTGTATCAATCAGACCGGCACGGACGACCTATCGCCACTGCGGGGAGTGGCGCTCGAGGGACTGTTGATCGAGAGTACCCCGATCCGCGACTTGGGGCCGATCAAGGGGATGCAGTTACGTAAGGCATCGCTCAAGGGCTCGCGTGTAACGGACTTGAGCCTACTGCGTGGAATGCCACTCGAAGAAGTGACCTACGACTTCGTCCTCGAACGAGACGCCGAGTTCCTCCGTTCCTTCTCGGGATTGAAACGCATCAACGAAGGGCCACCGGAAGAATTCTGGAAAGGTGCGGGGAAACGGTGACGCGCCCGACGCCATTCGGATGGTGGCGAGAAGGTGCGGGTGAGCATCCGGAGGTGCTGTGAGCATCTGGGCCTGGGTGCCAATAATCAGTTCAAAAAGCTGAAAAATCGGCTCATGAGGCCGTCGGGGTGGAGGTGTAGCAGAGGACGTTGTCGGGCAACGAGTTGCATTCAGCCTCCACCTCCACCCCGACGGCCTCCACGCAACATCAGGCCAGCCGGCGGCGCAGAGCCAATAGCCCTCCGACCCCGAGCAGCCCGAGTGTGAGCGACGCCGGTTCGGGAGCAGCCATCGGGGTCGGGCCGGCTAATTCCCCTTGTACCCGGAACAGGGCATCGACCTGGCCCCCGAATATCGCCGAGTAGTTAGAGTTCGGGCTGGTTGTGTACTCTTTTCCGCCGTCGTAATCGCCGGGCAGTCGGACCGCGATGCTCGATCCAAAAGCGGCGCTCGTGTACACGAAGTACTGGGTCTGAGCCTGGAGCGTCACGCCCGAGTCGAACACGTACACCCCGGCGGCCGTCGCAGCGCCCGTCGCCAGGAACCCGGGAGTAGAAGCGCTCAGGTCGACCGGCTTCCCGAAATATTCCTTGTCGAGCAAGTAGAGCGTGCCCGAGGCGACCGGCGTTGTCGCCCCGCCCGGAGCGAAGAAGTTGAACGTGATCTGATCCCAGGGGCCACCGGTCGATGTGGTGAACGACTGCCCGATGGCGAACGTGCTGACACTGGTCCCGCTGGCCGGACCCGTGTACTCGGCGATCGTGAACCCGGCGGTGGCCGGCCCCGTGCACAGGGCAGCGGTGATAAGAGCAAGGGCAATACGAAGCATGTTAGTACTCGGAGGGGCGGGCGGCGGGCAGTGGCAGCCCCTGGATCGCCCGTTGATCCAGCAACTGGCTACAGTTTCAGCGGCGCGATTGCGTGCGCGACCGGGCTTCGCGACGCGCTCAAATGGATCGCGTGCGCGACGGGACGTTCGGCCAGCGGTTCACGAACCGCCGGGTGCTATCGGGGCGTATCGGAGGGTGTTTGTTTCACGCACCTGGTACGGAAAACCGGGCCGAAACCTAAACCCTCTTTTCGAGAAATGTTCCCAGGAATCGCTGAAACGGTCTGACGGGAGCCGGTGCCCTCTGGAATCCGGCCGATGGCGCAGGGCTTTGGGATTCGGTTACCAACGTCTGAGCGGGGGAAGTGGCGGCTCGGAGCGGTAACCGCGCCCCGTGAGGACATGTGGCCACTGATTCGGGTTCCGTCGAGCGGTCGCTGCTGGGC
The Gemmata palustris DNA segment above includes these coding regions:
- a CDS encoding ArsR/SmtB family transcription factor, with the protein product MIPLPARTLKPTRTPIARTASAPNEQAGWIAAIGEPTRLALIRALAVGAQTVTNLAREVGTEMVNVSHHLKIMKGTELVTVQKDGRFMIYALEWCGRGERDAGADAHIRGQSSLAAGVRRPRRAGSPYVLAGSDY
- a CDS encoding serine/threonine-protein kinase; translated protein: MPDSNDPARITDPRLGSLLISASDHFGVTKHPASWGSAALAFGPPVAGGEVGTLGPYRVVKELGRGAMGAVYLARDTRLDRDLALKVMLPEFTADAEAKERFLREAKAAARISHDNVVTVYEADERDGIPYIAMQLLQGVSLDAFLQNKGAPALRSAVRIAREAALGLAAAHELGTVHRDIKPANLWLEAPRGRVKLLDFGLARPGGADNELTKSGAVLGTPAFMSPEQALGERVDHRTDLFSLGAVLYLLCTRQLPFQGASVGAVLLALGTKEPKPVRAQNVNVPESLAELIHQLLAKDPERRPQTAAAVANRLQEILEQPAGLAAPGTAEGPGAPPAPSNSQVAGADPWTTRTPSSASQRGGHLAAKPGEPRLLRSMAVVAITPPMPPDEEQEEKTTIGATRTVISSGVLWEGTREESRKRAREENARGEDEGADLERPDRPRRRKAKGGARGKKARVIPVLIGTGAAVLVAAFVGVALIVAGGKPKATDSVQQETVKGFTAAKRGDEVSTIGSARKDLKNESPTADGGPIDLLALADPKAHAVLGEWKKNGKSLVGVNPTFPGVLQLPYEPGDEYDIEATVRRVSGDEYFGFQLVAGGHRINVAIDTWPSKGYFSGMGNIAGESLLNNGTGVKGRQLVQAGTDYAVACSVRKGKIDVLVNGTVITSYKGAFTHFWIHSDFRTPNEKALAIQIGYTTPFQIDRLVVTPVSGNGKILK
- a CDS encoding PEP-CTERM sorting domain-containing protein — its product is MLRIALALITAALCTGPATAGFTIAEYTGPASGTSVSTFAIGQSFTTSTGGPWDQITFNFFAPGGATTPVASGTLYLLDKEYFGKPVDLSASTPGFLATGAATAAGVYVFDSGVTLQAQTQYFVYTSAAFGSSIAVRLPGDYDGGKEYTTSPNSNYSAIFGGQVDALFRVQGELAGPTPMAAPEPASLTLGLLGVGGLLALRRRLA
- a CDS encoding serine/threonine-protein kinase; the encoded protein is MSNDRSHGSKSCPDLNPDPNDARCEKTVVVQNPTRDTPPPVGRSQFIRQPITDVIGQFEVLEAIGQGGFGTVQKAFDPKLQRIVAIKVMSAELAVTSPARKRFLREARAAAAVCHENVVHIYAVESDPSPHLVMEYVSGGSLQEMLTRSGPLDAQEVVRLGAQIARGLAAAHAHGLVHRDVKPANVLLEPGSPPRAKLTDFGVARAADDASLTQSGMIVGTPMYMAPEQARGDPVDHRADLFSLGSVLYAMVTGRPPFRASNSLAVLKRVSEDTPRPVREIIPEVPEWLCEIIARLHAREPGDRFQSASEVADLLEHGLVAGADGAARQRPASRLKSSVSRYLLPALTLLVGVVAAIAFMSFRSAEKITSNGTAEGAKVPATPPVRAESLTPHQKFGRAATELHRLNPEFKGQIIPTFAEDQLIGLELTDCNAVRDLSPLRDLHELQKLVAWNTEVVDLNPLRGLPLRHLCLNNDFQLCDLSPLAGMPLECLEVWGFGGGDLLPLAGMPLRILNCGGGGRKLDLAPLKGQPLKFLCINQTGTDDLSPLRGVALEGLLIESTPIRDLGPIKGMQLRKASLKGSRVTDLSLLRGMPLEEVTYDFVLERDAEFLRSFSGLKRINEGPPEEFWKGAGKR